A single genomic interval of Tsukamurella paurometabola harbors:
- a CDS encoding RNA polymerase-binding protein RbpA, giving the protein MADRVLRGSRLGAVSYETDRDHDLAPRRVARYRTDNGEEFDVPFADDAEIPGTWLCKNGLEGTLIDGVAPEEKKAKPPRTHWDMLLERRSESELEELLKERLDLLKARRGK; this is encoded by the coding sequence ATGGCAGATCGAGTTCTACGGGGCAGCCGCCTGGGCGCGGTGAGCTATGAGACGGATCGGGACCACGACCTCGCTCCGCGCCGGGTGGCGCGGTACCGCACGGACAACGGTGAGGAGTTCGACGTCCCGTTCGCGGACGACGCCGAGATCCCCGGTACGTGGCTGTGCAAGAACGGGCTCGAGGGCACCCTGATCGACGGGGTCGCACCCGAGGAGAAGAAGGCGAAGCCGCCGCGCACGCACTGGGACATGCTGCTGGAGCGGCGGTCCGAGAGCGAGCTCGAGGAGCTCCTGAAGGAGCGGCTGGACCTGCTCAAGGCACGGCGCGGAAAGTAG